The genome window CCCTGTGCACCCCTTGCccccctgtccctgtgccccgATGCACCAGCACCCCATGCACTCCTGTCCCTGTGCACCTCCTGTCCCTGTGCACCCCTTGTCTtcctgtccctgtgccccaATGCATCGATACCCTGCGCACCCCTATCCCTGTGCCCCGATGCACCATGCACCCCATGCACCAATTGtccccctgtccctgtcccccgatgcaccagcaccctgcacaCCCCCGTTCCTGTGCCCTGATGCACCAGCACCCTGCGAACGCCTGTCCCTGTGCACCCCTTGCCCCTCTCTCCCTGTGCCCCGATGCACCAGCACCCCGTGCACCCCTGTCCCCGTGCACCCCTGTCCCCGTGCGCTCCTTGTCCCCCTGGCTCCATCTCCCCGTGCCCCTCACCGATGGCCAGCCCGTCCGTCAGGTTGTGGACCCCGTCGCCCAGCACCACCATCCAGACAATGTCAGCGGCcccggggctgaggggcagcGTGGGGCCATGGGAGTGTCCGTGGGAGTGTCCGTGGGGGTGCCCGTGGGGGTGCCCGTGGGGGTGCCCGTGGGGGCTGAGCTCCAGTTCTGGCTCCGGTGCCGTCAGGTGTCGCAGCTCGGCCCCTGCAGTGGGAGAGATGTGGGGTgggggccagggccaggggcTACGGGCACTGCAGGGGGTGAGGGGTCCTACCTCCTCGGGATGGTGCCGGGGCCCCCACGACCACACTGGGGGTCTCTCCAGGGGAGCGTccctggggaaggcagaggcGTCGGGTGCAAAGCCAGAGCCAGTGGCAGCCCCCCGCCCTCCCCAGCGCCCGTGGCTCTCACCGTGGCCCCCCGGCTCCGCCGCAGCAtccccaggagcagctccaCCAGGAAGAGCAGGTAGATGCCCCCCAGCACCgccagcccctgcagcaccgCAGCCCCTGGCTCCGCCGGTGTCTCCTGGTGCCCCCCCTGGGCCTGGACACGGGTGACCGGGTGGCTCAGGAGACCCCGACACCCCGGTCCCCCCAGGGTGCCCCACGCCACCTCCAGCCTGCGGGGTGGGGGTACCTACGTGGGGCCAGAGGTGGAGCAGGGCATCCCCGCAGAGTGTCCCCACGGCCAGCGCCACCAGGAAGGCCAGCAGCGAGCGGAAGAAGCTGCGGCTCAGCAGTGGGACGAGGACGACGGCCAGGGCGGAGGGCACGCTGACAAAGGTGACGGccaggagcccccagcccagtgctgcGGGGCGGGTGAGACCGGcatggctggagcaggagggtgcaggacccccagggatggggatgcaggATGGGGGTCCttggggatgcagggatggggactccaGGAGTGGGAATGTGGGGGGATGGGAACTTGGGGCTGGGGCACGGATGCAGGAATGGTTgatgcagggatggggtgaCAGGGACTGGGGATGTGGGGAGTCACCTCTGGAGGGATCCAGGGTGgcagtgaggggctgggggagctggtggtggAGGAGCCGGGGATGGGGACTCAGGGACAAGGTCCACAGTGtgcagggacaggggacacGGGGACCAGACAGGGGGTACCTGGGGATGGGGGCGCAGGGACAGGGTCCACAGGGtgcagggacaggggacacGGGGACCAGACAGGGGGTACCTGGGGACGGGGGCGCAGGGACAGGGTCCACAGGGtgcagggacaggggacacGGGGACCAGACAGGGGGTACCTGGGGACGGGGATGCAGTGATGCGAGACCCGGGGTGATGACAGCCCTGGGAAtggggctgcagggactggGGACCCAACAGGGCCGGGGGCCAGCGAGGGGCCCGGGTTGGGGTTACCTGGCCACAGGGCCCCCCCCGGGGGAGGCAGTGTCACCTCATCGCTGTGCTGGATGCAGACGCGGCTGTCGATCTGGTAGAGCAGGGCCGGGCAGAGGAGGGTGAACTGCTCCGGCGTCAGCTGCGGCACCGCGTCCAGCCCAAAATTCACCAGCAGCTGGGTGACATTGAGgcactggggggtggggtgggtagTGGTGGGTGGCGCTGGGGGGTGTGTGCCCAGCTCCTGGGTCCCGCTGTGGCCCCCCAGGGGCTCCCAGCATGTGGCAGcgggtgccccccagccccactcacGTCGTCGTGCGGGTGGTCCACGCTGGAGTGCTCCAAGCCCAGCACCCTCCCCAGCAGGCTCAGGCCAGGCTGGTCCCGCCGGGGTGGTGGTTGGGGGGCCCCGTGGCTCCCAGGGGTGACCCCAGCACTGGGGGGCTCAACGGGCACCGGCTTCATCCAGCTTTTTGTCTGGGATGGCCGCGGGCTGGGTGGGGGGGCCATGAGCACGAATGAGCCACCCCATGTCACGCCAAGCTTtgggggcagccccccggcagcGGGCAAGgcaggggggggcagggggtgcgtTTCCAGGTACCTGGAGGGGCGGTTGGGTGCcggggtgctgggtgccggGTCCCCGCCATGCTCCCAGAGggggtgccggtgccggtgctTCTCCTCCTGCACCTCCAGCAGGTCGAGGTGGCTGACGTGGCCATGGCCGAGCTCCTCGTGCTGGATCTGCACCACCTGCACGcggcccagccccaggctgcccagcagccgCGCCAGCCCCTCGAAGGGCAGCGTCCCGTTGGCCCCGTACTGCCcgaagagctgctgcaggtagTAGCCGTGCTCCTGCGCCGCGtcctgccccggcccccccccggcccccagagccagcagccccagggcgCCCAGGAGGAGCCCAGGGGGGCCCATGGGGCCGGATCCTGCAGGCAGCGGCGGGGGTCCCcggcagagctgggggagaaAAGGGTGCTGGTGCGAAGGCGGTGGGAGCTGCGGTGTCCCCAAGCCCCCTCGCCGGCCCGTGGGGTGTAGATGTGGGGTGTCCCCCCGCCCTGGGGACAACTGGAAAGCAACAGGCGGCACCAGGGACATGGCGGGGGACACGTGGCCCTGCAGCGGGGCACAGGGACACCCACgggggagtggggctggggggctgggcaAGGCCACCGGCTGTCCTTGTGCCCCCCATCAAgggacaggggctgggggggcaggcaAGGCCACCATCGTGCCCCCCATCATgggacaggggctggggggactgGGTAAGGCCACCAgctgtccctgtgccccccatcaagggacaggggctggggggactgGGTAAGGCCACCAgctgtccctgtgccccccatcaagggacaggggctggggggactgGGTAAGGCCACCAgctgtccctgtgccccccatCAAGGaacaggggctggggggactgGGCAAGGCCACCAactgtccctgtgtcccccatCAAGGGACACCCACCctggagtggggctgggggccgggcaAGGCCACCGGCTGTCCTCGTGCTCCCCATCGGCTGGGCTGCCAGGGTGGGCGattgaggggggggggggggcgtggggaCAAGGCTGGGGGACACACGCGGTGACACTTGTCCTTGAGGGGAAGGTTTTGCAACTGGGGCAGCTTTTGTGTTGGAGTTAATGTTTCACCGGGCAGGGAGATAACGCTGGTGGCACCCCCCCAGCAGGGCGCgcgctcccccagccccccacccgcg of Falco rusticolus isolate bFalRus1 chromosome 19, bFalRus1.pri, whole genome shotgun sequence contains these proteins:
- the SLC39A5 gene encoding zinc transporter ZIP5 isoform X1, which translates into the protein MGPPGLLLGALGLLALGAGGGPGQDAAQEHGYYLQQLFGQYGANGTLPFEGLARLLGSLGLGRVQVVQIQHEELGHGHVSHLDLLEVQEEKHRHRHPLWEHGGDPAPSTPAPNRPSSPRPSQTKSWMKPVPVEPPSAGVTPGSHGAPQPPPRRDQPGLSLLGRVLGLEHSSVDHPHDDCLNVTQLLVNFGLDAVPQLTPEQFTLLCPALLYQIDSRVCIQHSDEVTLPPPGGALWPALGWGLLAVTFVSVPSALAVVLVPLLSRSFFRSLLAFLVALAVGTLCGDALLHLWPHAQGGHQETPAEPGAAVLQGLAVLGGIYLLFLVELLLGMLRRSRGATGRSPGETPSVVVGAPAPSRGGAELRHLTAPEPELELSPHGHPHGHPHGHPHGHSHGHSHGPTLPLSPGAADIVWMVVLGDGVHNLTDGLAIGAAFSHSLSSGLSTALAVLCHELPHELGDLAVLLRAGTAPRTILLLNLLSALLSCLGAAVGVAVGQSASHLTPWILTTTAGIFLYVALADMLPETLRRAETPGEGTWGCFLLQNTGFLLGSGIMLGIALAEGHIHAWLQP
- the SLC39A5 gene encoding zinc transporter ZIP5 isoform X2 → MGPPGLLLGALGLLALGAGGGPGQDAAQEHGYYLQQLFGQYGANGTLPFEGLARLLGSLGLGRVQVVQIQHEELGHGHVSHLDLLEVQEEKHRHRHPLWEHGGDPAPSTPAPNRPSSPRPSQTKSWMKPVPVEPPSAGVTPGSHGAPQPPPRRDQPGLSLLGRVLGLEHSSVDHPHDDCLNVTQLLVNFGLDAVPQLTPEQFTLLCPALLYQIDSRVCIQHSDEVTLPPPGGALWPALGWGLLAVTFVSVPSALAVVLVPLLSRSFFRSLLAFLVALAVGTLCGDALLHLWPHAQGGHQETPAEPGAAVLQGLAVLGGIYLLFLVELLLGMLRRSRGATGRSPGETPSVVVGAPAPSRGGAELRHLTAPEPELELSPHGHPHGHPHGHPHGHSHGHSHGPTLPLSPGAADIVWMVVLGDGVHNLTDGLAIGAAFSHSLSSGLSTALAVLCHELPHELGDLAVLLRAGTAPRTILLLNLLSALLSCLGAAVGVAVGQSASHLTPWILTTTAGIFLYVALADMNTGFLLGSGIMLGIALAEGHIHAWLQP